The nucleotide sequence GCGGCGATTCTCGATGCCTTTTTTTGTTCATCCCCGTTCTGAGGTGGATCTGACACCTTTACCTCAATGCATCACCTACACCGGGGGACAAAAGTTTCCCTCTATCACAGCTGGTGCCTATTTACAACAGCGTTTGCACGAAATTGGGCTGGCTGTGTAAACTACTGAGATTCCCAACATTCAGAGTTAGTATAGGGAGATAAATCGTCGCAGTAGGAATCCCCGATGATTAACAAACAACGAAGACCGGAACTTGTTGCCCCCAGAAGACGTTCAACCGGACGGTCCATTCAACGCATGCATATTTTCTCCAGCTTCGATGATCTGGGGCGGAAAGATTTTTTGACCGGCTTGCTGCTCTGGGTGGTGATCATGATTGTCAGCTTTTTGCTGATGCCAGCCTTGGGAGCCATTGAACCGGGAGAGCGCCTCAGTCTGTGGTTCTCGCTCAGTCTGCCCCTTGGGATTGGAGGGGCTTTCCTGCTGGGATCCAGCTCTCGTTTCATGGCAATCACCAACGAACGGTCCTCCGGCAGCGGTAAATCTTTGCGATCGCTCCTGGGACAATTTGGTGGCTGGGTTGGACTGGCAGGCATCCTGTTTCCCTTTGTGATGGTGACGGGTGAATTCTTTGCCAAGATCTCTGCCCAGTAGTCTGGACGGATAGGCTTGTGTCCCTCAGACCTGTATAATGCTTAGCTCTGAGGAATGTCATGAAATTGGCGATTATTTCAGATCGGCAACTATTTAGAACCAATCGCGTCTTGACAGATTTGTGACATTCCCTGAGGCAGGTTAGGCAGGTACGGCTGTGAAATTGAACTGGTTTCTGCCCGCTCTGGTGGGCATGGTGTTGGTGGGGGCTGCCGCAGAAGCCGCCACCCTGGAGCAGTGGCGGTTCGACCGGGGGCAAAACCGGCTTGAACTCAGGACCGATCAACGGGTTCAACCCCGTGCCAAATTGTTATCCCAGCCAACTCGTCTGGTGATTGACTTGCCAGGTATTATTCTCGGCAGACCACTGCAAAGTGAATCGGTTGGTGGGGCAATTCGTAGCCTGCGGGTGGGACAGTTTGACCGCAATACGACCCGCGTTGTGGTGGAACTGGCACCGGGATACACCATTGATCCAAAGGCAGTCCGGTTGAGGGGGGTTTATGCCAATGAGTGGGTTGTGCAACTCCCTGAACCTGAACTCATGCCCCCGTCTGTGCCAAACGACCCTGACCCCGGAGAACCGGACACACGCCCCCTGCCAGTCGCCGCTGAGACGGTGATTCTGGTCCCGTTTCCAGAGCAGACCCGGCTTTCTCCAGCAACGGCTCCTCCCAGGGCAGCCACCAGACCAGCTTCTCAGACCAGCCTGCCAGTTTTGCGTAACCCCCACAGTCGGGTTGTGGTTGTCGTCGATCCGGGGCATGGGGGACCGGATCCGGGTGCAATTGGTATTGGGGGGCTGCGAGAGGTAGATGTGGTGATGCCCATTTCTCTGCGGGTAGCAGACATCCTGCGGCGAGAAGGCATCGAAGCGGTTTTGACCCGCGAGGACGATCGCGACTTAGGGCTGGAACCACGGGTACAAATTGCCAACCGCCTCAACGCCACGATATTTGTGAGTATTCATGCCAATGCCATCAGTCTTTCCCGTCCTGATGTCAACGGGTTAGAAACCTATTACTTTAGCTCTGGCAAAGCTCTGGCAGACACCATTCACCACAGTATTCTGGAAATGACTGGCGTGCGCGATCGCCGGGTCAGGCAGGCCCGTTTCTATGTTCTGCGGCGCACATCCATGCCCTCGGTTCTCGTTGAAGTTGGTTTTGTCACTGGCGCGGAAGATGCTCCCCGACTGCGCGATCCGGCATTCCAGAACCGCATGGCAGAGGCGATCGCCCGTGGGATTATCCAGTACTTGCAGCCAGGGAGATAAGCAGGAGGAGCATGAAACCGGGCTACATCAACTGCCAGACCTTGACCGTGCTGTCTGAACTGGCGCTGACCAGAAATTGACCGTCATGGCTGATCGCAATTGAGTTGACCGAACTGGTGTGCTCAGTCAGGGTAGTCCGCAGGTCACCCGTGTCCAGGTTCCAGAGGCGAATCGTGGAATCACTGCTACCGCTGGCAAGCAGTTTGCCATTCGGGGCAAGGGCGATCGTGTTGACGGAATCTGTATGCCCCGACAGAACCCGCAGGTTTTCTCCAGTGGAAAGATTCCAGACTTTTATCGTTTTGTCCTTGCTGCCACTGATCAGGGTTTTGCTATCGGGTGTGATCACCACGGCATTGACTGAACTGAAATGCCCCCTGGCAAAGGTACGAATCTGCCCCCCTGTCTTCAGGCTCCAGAGCTTGATCTGGTTATCTAGCCCACCGCTGGCAAGGATTTGACCATCGGGACTGAGGGCAACGGAGCGGATCATGCCTGCCAGCCCCTGAAATGTGCGAATGGGATTGCCAGTCTCCAGTTCCCAGAGAATTACGGTACGGTCTTCACTGCCACTGGCAAGCAGATGGCCATCAGCACTGATGACTATAGAATTAACATCTCGGGTGTGCCCTGTGAGCGTCCGTAGTAGCTTGCCTGTTGCCAGTTCCCAAATCTTGACAGTGTCGTCGTCACTGCAACTGACCAGAAGCTGGCTATCCGGGCTGATGGTCAGACAGTTGACCGGCTTGGTATGCCCGGTCAGAGTTGCCAGTGGTTTGCCACTGTCTCCATGCCAGAGCCGAATGGTGTTATCCAGTCCACCACTCGCGATCGCCTGTCCATCCGGGCTGATGGCAACGGCCATAACCCAACTGGAATGCCCCCTCAGGGTATGCAAACAGCGCCGATTGGGAGAGCCAGAAATGGGCGGTCTGGAGAACTGCGATCGCCCGCCCGTTGACTGTCCCGACAGGGGCGGTTTAGACGGAATTCCTGACGAGGCAGGTGAATGACTTATTGGCGGTTGCCCTGATGTCCTGGGATGAGAAACTGGAGGATTGGAAAGAGTGCCAGATGCTGCCATGCGAGATGCCACTGCACCAGCAGAAGCGGCTGCCAGAGGACGGGACAGAGCCGCTCTCAGATCCCTCATAACCGCATCGGCAGACGGATAACGCTCACTGACCAGGTCTTTCAGCATTCGGTCCAAAATTTGCCCGATCGTTTCGCTAATACCCTGTCCCCGCTGTTTCAAGCGTTCTCGCCAGAGCCAGCGACCTTCCAGCGGGTCGTAGAGGTCATCCGGTTTGGTTTGTGTCATCAGATAGAGACAGGTTGCCCCCAGACTGTAGAGGTCACTGGCAGGGTACGCCTTACCATTCCGGATCTGTTCCATAGGCGCGTAGCCTTCAGTACCAATTTTAGTTCCGGGTTGGGCAGAGGTTTCAGCCGACAGTAGCTTGGCAACCCCAAAGTCAATGAGTACCAGTTTGCCGTCTGCCTTACGGCGGATGATGTTAGAGGGGGTGATATCGCGATGGATGACCTGTTTATCGTGGATGAATTTGAGTACAGGTAGAATACCCGCCAGGACTTCACGCAGTTTTTGCTCACCAAAAGCACCCTGTTGCGCCATTTCCTGTGCCAGAGTCTGCCCTTCGATGAACTGTTGCACCAGATAGAGTCGTTTGTCCTGCTCAAAGTAAGCCAGCAGCGTTGGGATTTGAGGGTGTTCTCCCAATTCATTCAACCGCATCGCTTCCTGCCCAAACAGTTGAATTGCCTTCTCCAGTGATTTGGTACCCTGAATTTGAGGTGAAAACTGCTTGACGATGCAGTGTGCCCTGAGCCGATCTTCATCCTCTGCCAGGTAGGTTCTGCCAAACCCACCCTGTCCAATCAATCGGGTGACCCGATAACGTCCCCGCAACAAAGGAGTCAGTTTTTCACCACAACTGAGGCAATAGTCGGCATCATCAGCGTTTTGAGGTTGCTGACAATCCGGATTGAGGCAAAAGGTCATATTTAGGCACCCGGCTGACGTAACAATTAGTATTCCCTGACAGGACAGTCATTACCAAACTTCTTCGGCACAAACTTCTTCTAGAGAGTTTCCAGAGGAGAACTTACGGCAATTTTCAAACGGGTCAACCACGATTTTAATGACCTGTCTGCTGGCTCAGTCACTCGTGCAGGCTTACCAGAGCAACTGATACCAAAGTAACTAACTGGTTTGCCCATTCAAACCTGAAAGCCAGACCAATGCAGACTGCGCCGACTAATCTCATCAATACCAGTCTACATTAGACCTTCTGAGGTCAGAGTAGAGCTAAATTTGATGACCCCCCACAGGAATCTTACCTGTACCGTGGTGCTCTCTGTGGCTCCGTGATGAAGTTTCAGGCTATAAAAGCCTCATTCCCTGTAGATGCACTTAGACCATCATAGCGAGCAAAGGAAAACTGTTCGCACAGGTTGCTACAGAAGTAGGAAGGGGGGTGGGTTTTAGGGGCGATTTCCTGCCAGCAGATAACCAGCGATAAAACCGAAACCAAGCCCTGACAGATGCCCAACCAGGCTGACTTCTGGATTCAGCAAATCGAAAATGATCTGAAATGCAACCAGTATGACAATCCAGCGCAACTCTTTGCCGGCGATGCGAGCTTTTTCGCGCCGCCATCCCCGCAAAAGAATGGCTCCTGTCACCCCCAACAGCCCCATAATGGCTCCTGATGCGCCAATGAAAGCAATTGGAGGGGCATTGACCAGGATTGCAAGACTGGTGACGGTCAGCATGGAGCCAATGCCGCTCACCGCATAGACAAACACAAATTTGGGTCTGCCCAATGCCGCTTCTACAAATCGTCCCAGCCAGTAAAGACCGACCATATTCATGAGCAGATGGGTGAGGTTAATGTGCATAAAGTTGGCACTAATAAGCCGCCACCATTCTCCTGCAAATACCGCTTCTGGAATCACGGCACCTAATCGATAGAGGCTGTCGGAGTTGTCGCTACCACCCTGGCTGAGTTGCAGCCCAAACATGAGTAGATTCAGCCCAATCAGAAGATAGGTTGCATAGGCAGTTCGCCCCTTCAGGATCCGTCGGAAATTGTAGTTAGAGTCGTGCCCGGACTCAACTCTGAGCCGAATCAGGGTTTGCCGGGAAGGGTCGTTCAGTACCTTCTCTGGACAGATCAGGGGTTGAGACAGTCGCCAGTCGATCGCCTGCTGTGTGACCGCGCCCGCCCGATCGCGTAATGCCAGTAATTGCTGACGGGCAACAGCTTTATGACCAGCCGCCATCTCAGCCGTTGCCAGCCAGTACTGTTGAGTGCTCTCTGGCATGATGGACAGAGTGCCCTTAAAGGCTTCCTGAACTGGCTCAACCTGTCCACAAAATGCCAGCGCGTACATTTTGATCACGCTGAGGCTAAACCCATCTCCAACTTTTTCAAGCAGAGGCTCAAATCGCTCCAGTATCTGCAAGAGTCGGTTCAGGTCGCCGGTTTCGCCCAGCGATCGCAGATAAACTGTGCCAACAGCCACATCGGTGAACACAATTTTTTCCCCCAGATGATTTTCTACCCAGGCGATCGCATCCGTCCAGCGGGCACCCATGTAGTAAAGCAGGGCAGTTGCCAGTCGTCCCATCTGGGAGGTATCCAGTTGATAGCGTTGAAGTTCCTGGATTGCCTCATCCACTCTCCCCTGTTGCCCCAGTTCCAGCGCCCGTAACATGCCTGGATAGTCCATCCACCCATCCATCGGGTGCAACCAGCGAAACAGACTGGCGGCTTTTCGTGCCTGCCGGTAACGCTCCTGACGCACCAGGGCATTTACCCTGGCAAAACCCAGAAGAGGTAATAAATACAGGATGAACCACAAACTCCCGCTCACCCAGGCAGTTTGGGCAGGCAACAGCAGCAGCATGGCACCCACGACCAGCAAAATGAACCCGGAGATGGCCACCCATCCTTTGGGGATAGACCTCGCCCGCAACAGCATCAACCCGCAGGAAATACAAACCAGTTGAATGACAATGGTATTAAGGCTCATGAAGTGTTGTAGCAGGGGACGGGGGACGGCAGACAGGGGACAGCGAATCACCAGGGTTAGCGGGTGCTAATTTGTCCTGAGCTTCATAGCTGTAGCGAGATGGCAGGGGACAGCAACCGCTACCGGTTCCCGATACACCTCTGGAGTGTAGGGGAACTGTTCAGGTATTTTCAGGGGGCCATCGGATTAATTTCGATGGTTATTATTGTAATAAACCCTGGCTCCTGCCCATTGCAGCTTTTCCCGCAAGGTCTGGTAGTAAGAATAGTTTTCTTTAAGAATGATAAATTGTGCCTGACTGTCTGCCATCCGAATATCCACCCGTTGACCGGGCCAGATGGAGGTTGCCAGAACCCCGTCCATCCAGAGTTTTGTAGTTAACTCGCGGTCAACCAGGGGCCAAACACTGACGACAGAACCCGGAGGCAGCACAATTGGCCGGCTGGAGAGGCTCAGGGGACAAATAGGCGTGATTGTGATTGCCTCCATGCCAGGATGAACAATCGGACCATTGGCGGCTACGGTATAGCAGGTTGAACCCGTGGGGGTTGCAACAATTAACCCATCCCCCTGGTATTGATCCACCACTTCACCATCGATTTCCATTTCCAAAATCGACGTAATCATCCGGTCTGCCGATGCTGGTTTGACACACATCTCATTCAGTGCCAGAAACCGATCACTCATTGGCTCCAGGTTTGTGCGATTTCCTTCAAACACGATTGCCTGAAGCATCATACGGCGCTGAACAGCAAACCGATCCTCCAGCAACCGATCCCAGACTCGCTCTGAGTCCACAAATTCATCGGAGGACTCCGTCAAAAA is from Leptothermofonsia sichuanensis E412 and encodes:
- a CDS encoding N-acetylmuramoyl-L-alanine amidase translates to MKLNWFLPALVGMVLVGAAAEAATLEQWRFDRGQNRLELRTDQRVQPRAKLLSQPTRLVIDLPGIILGRPLQSESVGGAIRSLRVGQFDRNTTRVVVELAPGYTIDPKAVRLRGVYANEWVVQLPEPELMPPSVPNDPDPGEPDTRPLPVAAETVILVPFPEQTRLSPATAPPRAATRPASQTSLPVLRNPHSRVVVVVDPGHGGPDPGAIGIGGLREVDVVMPISLRVADILRREGIEAVLTREDDRDLGLEPRVQIANRLNATIFVSIHANAISLSRPDVNGLETYYFSSGKALADTIHHSILEMTGVRDRRVRQARFYVLRRTSMPSVLVEVGFVTGAEDAPRLRDPAFQNRMAEAIARGIIQYLQPGR
- a CDS encoding rhomboid family intramembrane serine protease gives rise to the protein MIRCPLSAVPRPLLQHFMSLNTIVIQLVCISCGLMLLRARSIPKGWVAISGFILLVVGAMLLLLPAQTAWVSGSLWFILYLLPLLGFARVNALVRQERYRQARKAASLFRWLHPMDGWMDYPGMLRALELGQQGRVDEAIQELQRYQLDTSQMGRLATALLYYMGARWTDAIAWVENHLGEKIVFTDVAVGTVYLRSLGETGDLNRLLQILERFEPLLEKVGDGFSLSVIKMYALAFCGQVEPVQEAFKGTLSIMPESTQQYWLATAEMAAGHKAVARQQLLALRDRAGAVTQQAIDWRLSQPLICPEKVLNDPSRQTLIRLRVESGHDSNYNFRRILKGRTAYATYLLIGLNLLMFGLQLSQGGSDNSDSLYRLGAVIPEAVFAGEWWRLISANFMHINLTHLLMNMVGLYWLGRFVEAALGRPKFVFVYAVSGIGSMLTVTSLAILVNAPPIAFIGASGAIMGLLGVTGAILLRGWRREKARIAGKELRWIVILVAFQIIFDLLNPEVSLVGHLSGLGFGFIAGYLLAGNRP
- a CDS encoding NAD(+) kinase, which produces MAQVVQANPLQDVPGDSDLEILLTTRQLARNNERLTPSQAVQLKQVIIAHKAGDAVSQRVAESCARQLESRNCKVLQGPSGPKDNPYPVFLASVSQPIDLAVVLGGDGTVLTAARHLAGDGIPILAVNVGGHLGFLTESSDEFVDSERVWDRLLEDRFAVQRRMMLQAIVFEGNRTNLEPMSDRFLALNEMCVKPASADRMITSILEMEIDGEVVDQYQGDGLIVATPTGSTCYTVAANGPIVHPGMEAITITPICPLSLSSRPIVLPPGSVVSVWPLVDRELTTKLWMDGVLATSIWPGQRVDIRMADSQAQFIILKENYSYYQTLREKLQWAGARVYYNNNHRN
- a CDS encoding serine/threonine-protein kinase; its protein translation is MTFCLNPDCQQPQNADDADYCLSCGEKLTPLLRGRYRVTRLIGQGGFGRTYLAEDEDRLRAHCIVKQFSPQIQGTKSLEKAIQLFGQEAMRLNELGEHPQIPTLLAYFEQDKRLYLVQQFIEGQTLAQEMAQQGAFGEQKLREVLAGILPVLKFIHDKQVIHRDITPSNIIRRKADGKLVLIDFGVAKLLSAETSAQPGTKIGTEGYAPMEQIRNGKAYPASDLYSLGATCLYLMTQTKPDDLYDPLEGRWLWRERLKQRGQGISETIGQILDRMLKDLVSERYPSADAVMRDLRAALSRPLAAASAGAVASRMAASGTLSNPPVSHPRTSGQPPISHSPASSGIPSKPPLSGQSTGGRSQFSRPPISGSPNRRCLHTLRGHSSWVMAVAISPDGQAIASGGLDNTIRLWHGDSGKPLATLTGHTKPVNCLTISPDSQLLVSCSDDDTVKIWELATGKLLRTLTGHTRDVNSIVISADGHLLASGSEDRTVILWELETGNPIRTFQGLAGMIRSVALSPDGQILASGGLDNQIKLWSLKTGGQIRTFARGHFSSVNAVVITPDSKTLISGSKDKTIKVWNLSTGENLRVLSGHTDSVNTIALAPNGKLLASGSSDSTIRLWNLDTGDLRTTLTEHTSSVNSIAISHDGQFLVSASSDSTVKVWQLM